From one Sardina pilchardus chromosome 6, fSarPil1.1, whole genome shotgun sequence genomic stretch:
- the dhdds gene encoding dehydrodolichyl diphosphate synthase complex subunit DHDDS, with amino-acid sequence MSWIREGDLNLIERISANILKAGPIPKHVAFIMDGNRRYARKQHVERQEGHSQGFEKLAETLRWCLRLDIREVTVYAFSIENFKRSKDEVDGLMELAKQKFTRLLEEQENLEKHGVCIRVLGDLTLLPLDLQEVIAKAVLATKTHNRCFLNVCFAYTSRHEIANAVQEMAWGVEQGLIRPSDVSEALLSQCLYTSNSPNPDMLIRTSGEVRLSDFLLWQTSYSCLVFQSVLWPEYSFWNLCEAILQYQLSHRSLQKAREQHRESQALQQLEADRTCVAELLQHRGNGTPVDAQSRQEVLHSYTASREERVRHFLGALQHKRDTYFSDLCNPAVVA; translated from the exons ATGTCGTGGATAAGAGAAGGAGATTTAAACCTCATCGAGAGGATTTCGGCCAACATATTGAAG GCGGGACCAATTCCCAAACATGTTGCCTTCATCATGGATGGAAACAGACGTTATGCTCGCAAACAGCATGTTGAGCGGCAAGAGGGGCATAGTCAAGGCTTTGAGAAACTAGCAGAG ACTCTGCGCTGGTGTTTGCGACTTGACATCCGTGAGGTGACGGTGTACGCCTTCAGCATTGAGAACTTCAAGCGCTCCAAGGATGAAGTGGATGGTCTGATGGAGTTGGCAAAGCAGAAGTTCACCCGCCTTCTGGAAGAGCA AGAGAATCTTGAGAAGCATGGCGTATGTATACGGGTGCTGGGGGACCTGACCCTCTTGCCATTGGACCTGCAAGAAGTCATTGCCAAGGCAGTGTTGGCCACTAAGACTCATAACAG ATGCTTCCTGAATGTGTGCTTCGCCTACACTTCAAGACATGAGATTGCCAATGCAGTCCAAGAAATGGCGTGGGGTGTGGAACAGGGCCTCATCAGACCCAG TGATGTGTCGGAGGCCCTGCTGAGTCAGTGTCTGTATACCAGTAACTCCCCAAACCCTGACATGCTTATACGTACCTCTGGAGAGGTGCGGCTCAGCGACTTCCTGCTCTGGCAG ACTTCGTACTCGTGCTTGGTGTTCCAGTCTGTACTGTGGCCAGAGTACTCCTTCTGGAACCTGTGTGAGGCCATCCTTCAGTACCAGCTCAGCCATCGCTCTCTTCAG AAAGCACGcgaacagcacagagagagccaAGCTCTCCAGCAGCTGGAGGCTGACCGCACCTGTGTGGCCGAGTTGCTACAGCACCGCGGCAACGGCACGCCTGTGGACGCCCAGAGTCGTCAGGAAGTCCTGCATAGCTACACTGCTAGCCGGGAGGAGAGGGTCCGCCACTTCCTGGGTGCGTTGCAGCACAAGAGGGACACTTATTTCTCTGATTTGTGTAACCCTGCAGTAGTGGCTTAA